The Anabaena sp. WA102 genome contains a region encoding:
- a CDS encoding potassium-transporting ATPase subunit F, whose amino-acid sequence MTPVVYANTTLSLDRVSTWAMGVLGFTTIMLVVYLLTVIFQPERF is encoded by the coding sequence ATGACTCCAGTGGTTTATGCTAATACTACTCTCAGTTTAGATAGGGTTTCTACTTGGGCAATGGGGGTTTTAGGGTTTACTACTATAATGTTGGTGGTTTATTTGTTAACAGTCATTTTTCAGCCAGAACGATTTTAA
- a CDS encoding lysophospholipid acyltransferase family protein translates to MFKLKHLQTTNTGWSLDQRDPRFIESMMPILGLLYNCYFRVQTSGWENIPNGKILVVGSHNGGLASPDTSMMLYDWLRRFSVERQIYGLMHPKVWDVFPPAAEMAMKAGAVRAHPKMAYKALRAGASVLVYPGGAEDVFRPHAMRDKIYFAERKGFIKLALRENVPIVPAISWGSHDTLIVLADMYEIMQQFHKMGMPWLLGVDPLVFPIYLGLPWGLAFGPLPNIPLPVTIYTRVCPPIVFARYGKEAASDRTYVDECYELVRSKMQQELDTLIQQANH, encoded by the coding sequence ATGTTCAAACTAAAGCATCTTCAAACGACTAACACAGGGTGGTCTTTGGATCAACGAGATCCAAGGTTCATCGAATCTATGATGCCTATCTTGGGCTTGTTATATAACTGTTATTTTCGAGTCCAAACCAGTGGCTGGGAAAATATCCCAAATGGCAAAATTCTGGTTGTCGGTTCTCATAATGGTGGACTGGCTTCTCCTGATACTTCCATGATGTTATATGATTGGTTGCGTCGCTTTAGTGTCGAAAGACAGATTTATGGTTTGATGCACCCTAAGGTTTGGGATGTGTTTCCACCGGCGGCAGAAATGGCGATGAAGGCTGGCGCAGTGAGGGCGCACCCCAAAATGGCTTACAAGGCTTTGCGGGCTGGCGCTAGTGTCTTGGTTTATCCGGGTGGTGCTGAGGATGTCTTTCGACCCCATGCGATGCGGGATAAAATTTATTTTGCCGAACGGAAGGGGTTTATTAAGTTGGCGTTGCGGGAGAATGTACCAATTGTGCCGGCGATTTCCTGGGGTTCACATGATACTCTGATTGTCTTGGCTGATATGTATGAAATCATGCAGCAATTTCATAAAATGGGGATGCCTTGGCTGCTTGGGGTTGATCCTTTGGTATTTCCCATTTATTTGGGATTACCTTGGGGATTGGCTTTTGGACCTCTGCCTAATATTCCTTTGCCTGTAACTATCTATACTAGGGTTTGTCCGCCAATTGTGTTTGCACGCTATGGAAAAGAAGCTGCAAGCGATCGCACTTATGTGGACGAATGCTATGAGTTAGTCAGAAGTAAAATGCAGCAGGAGTTAGATACTTTAATTCAACAAGCCAATCATTAA
- a CDS encoding DUF1995 family protein has protein sequence MAELPKTLEDAIAQSCEAVKSALADGITRIQVELLFPELKFMTVAEQFLPQFTEYESRLKVFFADAGAAALARRDWTDTQFQISDIGTGRAASLEAKIQPEDEIFLFIAPTSVEVPQLEKLCELIGDRPVIMLTPRLEDSSVVGIGYTARETRRRFISTIESCYYIRPVDDESALFRCYPGQWEVWQEIEDEYQKIVELSNKPSGDELDAILMGGQTANTTDATPARKPSVFKSLQRFIKALSS, from the coding sequence ATGGCTGAACTACCAAAAACCTTAGAAGATGCGATCGCTCAATCTTGTGAAGCGGTAAAATCAGCTTTAGCTGATGGTATAACTCGGATTCAAGTTGAGTTATTATTTCCAGAACTCAAATTCATGACGGTTGCAGAACAATTTCTCCCCCAATTTACTGAATACGAATCCCGTCTCAAAGTCTTCTTTGCTGATGCTGGTGCGGCTGCTTTAGCCCGTCGTGATTGGACAGATACACAATTCCAAATTTCCGATATTGGTACTGGTAGGGCTGCATCCCTAGAAGCAAAAATTCAGCCAGAGGATGAAATTTTCCTATTTATTGCCCCCACCTCCGTAGAAGTGCCACAATTAGAAAAGCTGTGTGAACTAATCGGCGATCGCCCCGTAATCATGTTAACACCACGACTCGAAGATTCTAGTGTAGTTGGTATCGGTTATACAGCCAGAGAAACTCGTCGTCGCTTCATTAGTACCATCGAATCTTGTTACTATATCCGTCCTGTAGATGATGAATCTGCCCTTTTCCGTTGCTACCCTGGACAATGGGAAGTATGGCAAGAAATAGAGGACGAATATCAAAAAATTGTTGAACTCTCAAACAAACCCTCCGGTGATGAATTAGACGCGATTCTTATGGGAGGACAAACGGCAAACACTACGGACGCTACACCCGCCAGAAAACCCAGTGTATTCAAGAGTTTGCAAAGGTTTATCAAGGCTTTAAGCAGTTAA
- the kdpC gene encoding K(+)-transporting ATPase subunit C, which yields MSIFKETFKAIRITLVIWLLTAIVYPLFILLVGQSFFPISANGSMILNINNQPIGSTLIGQGFTSDRYFHGRPSAVRYSQGKKAQPTGISGGSNLAPTNPELKERILKQVEELQNQDKQPVGDLIYTSGSGLDPHISLKAVRQQIERVAQARGIKEDDIIPLINKYFDGRFLGIFGEPGVNILRLNYALDLQDINR from the coding sequence ATGTCTATTTTTAAAGAAACTTTCAAGGCAATTAGAATAACTTTGGTAATTTGGTTATTAACAGCAATTGTCTATCCTCTTTTTATATTGCTAGTCGGTCAGTCTTTTTTCCCGATTTCAGCTAATGGTAGTATGATTTTAAATATCAATAATCAACCTATTGGTTCGACTTTAATTGGTCAAGGATTTACATCTGATCGTTATTTTCATGGTCGTCCCAGCGCTGTTAGATATAGTCAAGGTAAAAAAGCTCAACCGACTGGTATTTCTGGAGGTAGTAATCTCGCTCCCACTAATCCAGAACTTAAAGAACGTATTCTCAAGCAGGTGGAGGAATTACAGAATCAGGATAAACAACCTGTGGGTGATTTGATTTATACGTCAGGTTCTGGTTTAGACCCGCATATTTCTTTAAAAGCAGTACGACAACAAATAGAGAGAGTGGCACAGGCACGGGGTATTAAGGAAGATGATATTATTCCGTTGATTAATAAGTATTTTGATGGCAGGTTTTTAGGGATTTTTGGTGAACCAGGGGTAAATATTTTACGTTTAAATTATGCTTTGGATTTACAAGATATTAATCGTTAG
- the psbV gene encoding photosystem II cytochrome c-550: MFKRLIGVVVATILLTLQMVVGTATALELDETIRTVPLNDKGDTVVLSLKQVKEGKRLFNYACAQCHAGGVTKTNQNVGLEPEALAGALPKRNNIEGLVDYMKNPTTYDGATEISEIHPSLKSANIFRVMRNLTEKDLKAIAGHILLEPKVVGTKWGGGKIYY; the protein is encoded by the coding sequence ATGTTTAAAAGACTAATTGGTGTTGTTGTTGCTACTATTTTGCTGACATTACAGATGGTTGTCGGTACTGCAACAGCTTTAGAACTGGATGAAACTATCCGTACAGTACCATTAAATGACAAAGGCGATACAGTTGTTCTCAGCTTAAAACAAGTCAAAGAAGGTAAACGACTATTCAATTACGCTTGCGCTCAATGCCATGCCGGTGGAGTTACCAAGACTAACCAAAATGTGGGACTTGAACCAGAAGCCTTAGCAGGGGCTTTACCTAAGCGCAATAATATTGAAGGTTTGGTGGACTATATGAAAAATCCCACTACCTATGATGGTGCAACAGAAATTTCGGAAATTCACCCCAGTTTGAAGAGTGCAAATATTTTCCGAGTTATGCGAAATCTGACTGAGAAGGACTTGAAAGCGATCGCCGGACACATTCTCTTAGAACCAAAAGTTGTTGGCACTAAATGGGGTGGCGGTAAAATTTATTACTAA
- the kdpA gene encoding potassium-transporting ATPase subunit KdpA: MSQGFLQIALTLCIVVFITPMLGKYIARVFLGERTILDPVIKPLEAIIYILGGVGKKNDMTGWQYIRALLCSNLVMGAVVYALLYYQKFLPWNPNGLGRMRWDLLLHTTISFLTNTDQQHYATENTFSYFSQTSALGFLMFTSAASGLVVGIAFIRGLTGRKLGNFYVDFTQAITRILLPLSVVGAIALIISGVPQTLAKTALVETLEGRIQYIARGPVASWEMIKMLGENGGGFFAANSAHPFENPNGASNLIEIIAMLAIPTSLIYTYGVFANNLKQTWLLFSMVFIIFVVLIGVTATGELQGNPLINNALRLELPNLEGKEVRFDWAQTALWAVTTTATMCGAVNGMHDSLMPSGTFSTLFNLFLQIIWGGQGIGTAYLFIYLMLTVFITGLMVGRTPEIFGRKIEKREIVLASVVLLIHPMMILIPSSIAMAYPISLSGISNPSFHGISQVVYEYASAAANNGSGLEGLNDSTLWWNLSTTVSIFAGRYIPIIALLLLADSMSKKQASPASRGTLKTDSLLFTGITASVTLILGILTFFPVLALGPIAEGFKLASGR, from the coding sequence ATGAGTCAAGGTTTTTTACAAATTGCTTTAACGCTGTGCATTGTCGTATTTATTACGCCAATGCTAGGGAAATACATAGCCCGTGTTTTTTTGGGAGAGAGGACAATTCTTGATCCTGTGATCAAGCCCCTAGAGGCAATAATTTATATTTTAGGGGGTGTGGGTAAAAAAAATGATATGACGGGTTGGCAGTATATCCGCGCCTTACTATGCAGTAACTTAGTCATGGGTGCGGTAGTTTATGCTCTCCTCTATTATCAGAAATTTCTGCCCTGGAATCCCAATGGACTGGGGCGGATGAGATGGGATTTATTACTACATACCACAATTTCCTTCCTGACCAATACCGACCAACAACACTACGCCACAGAAAATACCTTTAGTTATTTTAGTCAAACATCAGCTTTAGGTTTTTTAATGTTTACCTCAGCAGCTAGTGGTTTAGTAGTGGGAATTGCCTTTATTCGTGGGTTAACAGGGAGAAAACTGGGGAATTTCTATGTAGATTTTACCCAGGCTATCACTAGGATCTTATTGCCTTTATCTGTTGTGGGGGCGATCGCTCTCATCATCTCCGGTGTACCTCAAACCCTAGCCAAAACCGCCTTAGTAGAAACCTTAGAAGGGAGAATCCAGTACATAGCCAGAGGTCCAGTAGCCTCCTGGGAAATGATCAAAATGTTAGGAGAAAATGGCGGCGGCTTTTTTGCAGCTAATTCTGCTCATCCTTTTGAAAATCCCAATGGTGCTTCTAACCTAATAGAAATCATCGCTATGTTGGCTATCCCCACCTCCCTAATTTACACCTACGGAGTATTTGCCAACAACCTCAAACAAACCTGGCTATTATTTTCAATGGTGTTTATCATCTTTGTCGTTCTCATTGGCGTTACAGCCACAGGAGAATTACAAGGAAATCCCCTCATTAACAATGCTTTGCGATTAGAATTACCCAACTTAGAAGGCAAAGAAGTCAGATTTGATTGGGCGCAAACCGCACTATGGGCGGTTACAACCACAGCCACCATGTGCGGTGCTGTTAACGGAATGCACGATTCCCTCATGCCCAGTGGCACATTTTCTACCTTATTCAACCTATTTTTACAAATAATTTGGGGAGGACAAGGCATAGGAACAGCTTATCTCTTCATTTATCTGATGCTCACCGTTTTTATCACCGGTTTAATGGTAGGGCGCACACCAGAAATTTTTGGACGCAAAATTGAAAAACGGGAAATTGTTCTGGCTAGTGTAGTCCTATTAATTCACCCGATGATGATTTTAATTCCTAGTTCCATAGCTATGGCTTATCCTATATCTTTGTCGGGAATTAGTAACCCAAGTTTTCATGGAATTTCCCAAGTAGTTTATGAATACGCCTCAGCCGCAGCCAATAACGGTTCTGGTTTAGAAGGATTAAATGACAGCACATTATGGTGGAACTTAAGTACAACTGTCAGTATTTTCGCAGGACGTTATATACCCATTATTGCCCTACTTCTCTTAGCTGATAGTATGTCTAAAAAACAAGCCAGTCCAGCAAGCCGGGGAACTTTAAAAACTGATTCTCTGCTATTTACGGGAATTACTGCTAGTGTCACCCTAATTTTAGGCATCCTCACATTTTTCCCTGTTCTAGCTTTAGGCCCAATTGCCGAAGGCTTTAAACTCGCTTCTGGGAGGTAA
- the dnaN gene encoding DNA polymerase III subunit beta — protein sequence MKLICSQSDLSSNLSLVSRAVPSRPTHPVLANILLQADAKTNQVSLTAFDLSLGIRSSFSAEVLEGGTIALPAKLLVDITSRLPEGEITLDDACGERSYQSGDNTGEGIIVTLKPKSGRYQVRAMGAEEFPELPVIENAEAITLTTAALIEGLKGSLFATSSDETKQVLTGVHLTLKQDTLEFAATDGHRLAVLETTNERPVEGSEQVEVTVPARALRELQRMLGHNSTSEETVAVYLDQGQVVFAWQNQRLTSRTLEGQYPAYRQLIPRQFERQVTLERKQFISTLERIAVLADQKNNIVKVSIDNANQEITLSCEAQDVGSGTESMPAQISGEDIDIAFNVKYLMEGLKELPSSEIQMHLNQSLTPVIFTPLGGLKMTYLAMPVQLRN from the coding sequence ATGAAATTAATCTGTTCTCAAAGTGATCTTAGTAGCAACCTTTCTCTCGTCAGTCGTGCAGTCCCGTCCAGACCAACTCATCCTGTTCTTGCCAATATCTTATTACAAGCAGATGCCAAAACTAATCAAGTTAGTTTAACAGCCTTTGACCTCAGTTTAGGTATCCGTAGCAGCTTTAGCGCCGAGGTCTTAGAAGGGGGGACAATTGCTCTCCCTGCCAAACTGCTTGTAGATATCACCTCTCGTCTACCAGAAGGGGAAATCACCCTGGATGATGCCTGCGGCGAGCGAAGCTATCAATCAGGAGATAATACCGGAGAAGGTATAATTGTTACTCTCAAACCTAAGAGCGGACGTTATCAAGTCCGAGCAATGGGCGCAGAAGAATTCCCCGAACTACCTGTAATTGAAAACGCTGAAGCCATTACTCTCACCACAGCCGCACTAATTGAAGGATTGAAAGGTTCTTTGTTTGCTACCAGTTCCGATGAAACCAAGCAAGTCCTCACAGGCGTACATTTAACCCTAAAACAAGACACTTTAGAGTTTGCTGCCACCGACGGACATCGGTTAGCAGTGCTGGAAACTACAAATGAGCGCCCTGTAGAGGGTAGCGAACAGGTAGAGGTGACAGTACCAGCAAGAGCATTGCGAGAACTACAACGGATGTTAGGACATAACTCCACATCGGAAGAAACTGTAGCCGTATATCTTGATCAAGGTCAAGTAGTATTTGCTTGGCAAAATCAACGCCTAACCAGCCGCACTTTAGAAGGGCAATATCCCGCTTATAGGCAATTAATTCCTCGGCAATTTGAACGCCAAGTCACATTAGAAAGAAAGCAATTTATTAGCACTTTGGAACGAATTGCTGTGTTAGCAGATCAGAAAAATAATATTGTCAAAGTCAGCATTGATAATGCCAATCAAGAGATTACTTTATCTTGTGAAGCGCAAGATGTTGGTAGTGGTACAGAATCAATGCCAGCACAAATATCTGGCGAAGATATAGACATTGCTTTTAATGTCAAATATCTGATGGAAGGTTTGAAGGAACTACCATCTTCAGAAATTCAAATGCACTTGAATCAAAGTTTAACTCCGGTAATTTTCACGCCTTTGGGTGGATTAAAAATGACCTATTTGGCTATGCCTGTACAGCTTAGAAATTAG
- a CDS encoding anhydro-N-acetylmuramic acid kinase, with the protein MQPTRVIGLMSGTSVDGIDTALVEISGGDLDLKVELLAGETYPYSPQLREHILGLGAGTAMSMADVAAIDDAIAHNFAQAAQHIQIGHHRATLIGSHGQTVYHRPPQGLEELGYSCQLGRGAMIAHLTGITTVSNFRIADIAAYGHGAPLVPKVDAYLLSHPQEKRCIQNIGGIGNVTYLPARSDDWLSQIRGWDTGPGNSLLDLAVQHFTSGTKSYDNNGDWAASGTPCYPLVEQWLSHEYFHLPPPKSTGRELFGITYLHDCLQDAQPYQLNSADFLATITELTAVSIVHSYDNFLPRRPHKVILCGGGSRNSYLKNRLQLLLGNVPVSTTDEFGLSAAFKEAIAFAVLAYWRNINIPGNLPAVTGAYQEMLLGEIHDNYR; encoded by the coding sequence ATGCAACCGACTCGTGTGATTGGTTTAATGAGTGGTACCTCTGTAGATGGGATAGATACCGCTTTAGTAGAAATTTCTGGTGGAGATTTGGATCTGAAGGTGGAATTACTGGCAGGGGAAACCTATCCCTACTCCCCTCAACTCAGAGAACATATTCTAGGGCTTGGGGCTGGTACTGCGATGTCAATGGCAGATGTAGCCGCCATAGATGATGCGATCGCTCATAATTTTGCCCAAGCTGCTCAACATATTCAAATTGGTCATCACAGAGCCACTCTCATCGGTTCTCATGGTCAAACTGTTTACCATCGTCCACCCCAAGGACTAGAAGAACTGGGTTATAGCTGCCAACTGGGACGGGGCGCGATGATTGCCCATTTAACAGGTATTACTACTGTCAGTAATTTCCGAATAGCAGATATAGCTGCTTATGGTCATGGTGCGCCCCTTGTTCCTAAAGTAGATGCCTATTTACTCAGTCATCCCCAGGAAAAACGTTGTATTCAAAATATTGGGGGTATTGGTAATGTTACGTATCTTCCCGCCCGTAGTGATGATTGGTTGTCGCAAATTCGCGGCTGGGATACAGGTCCAGGTAATAGTTTATTGGATCTAGCCGTCCAGCATTTTACAAGTGGCACTAAAAGCTATGATAATAATGGTGATTGGGCAGCCAGTGGTACACCCTGTTACCCCTTGGTGGAACAATGGCTAAGTCACGAATATTTCCATTTACCACCACCTAAATCCACTGGACGGGAGTTATTTGGGATTACCTACTTGCATGATTGTTTACAGGATGCCCAACCCTACCAACTTAATTCCGCAGATTTTTTAGCAACTATCACAGAATTAACGGCAGTTTCTATTGTCCATAGTTATGATAATTTTCTCCCCAGAAGACCACATAAGGTAATATTATGTGGTGGTGGCAGTCGTAATAGTTACTTGAAAAATCGCTTACAGTTGCTGTTAGGGAATGTTCCAGTGTCAACTACAGATGAGTTTGGCTTAAGTGCTGCATTTAAAGAAGCGATCGCTTTTGCGGTTTTAGCATACTGGCGAAACATCAATATTCCTGGTAACTTACCCGCAGTCACAGGAGCATATCAAGAGATGCTTTTAGGAGAAATTCACGATAATTATCGCTAA
- the kdpB gene encoding potassium-transporting ATPase subunit KdpB — translation MNSATTSHSKAPRPRYRRKKHRKTRVSHKGLYFRAIGDAFIKLYPQYAIKNPVMFLVWIGTIITFSVTIYPELFGPVSQKNPHLFNGLLTGILLFTVLFSNFAEAVAEGRGKAQADTLRSTQSATIAKTITVDGTITEVPANSLKQGDTIYVVSGDVIPADGEVIMGVASVDESAITGESAPVLKESGSDVASSVTGGTRIISDELIIRVTAEPGKGFIERMIALVEGAERTKTPNEIALTVLLAVLSLVFLFVVATLPAFAYYVNSPVSIPVLIALLVALIPTTIGGLLSTIGIAGMDRVAQFNVIATSGRAIEACGDINTLVLDKTGTITLGNRLAEEFIPINGHSMAEIANVALAASIFDDTPEGKSIVRLAEKLGANFDLDRKQAQGIEFSAKTRMSGTNLPGGREVRKGSVGAIQGFVLSRHGRDTPELDVAYQQVSHQGGTPLAVCLDNEIYGVIYLKDIVKPGIRERFDQLRRMGVRTIMLTGDNRITASVIAKEAGVDEFIAEATPEDKISVIQREQAEGKIVAMTGDGTNDAPALAQANVGVAMNTGTQAAKEAANMVDLDSDPTKLIDIVSIGKQLLITRGALTTFSIANDIAKYFAIIPVLFTAANLGSLNIMKLSSLNSAILSALIYNALIIPTLIPLALKGIQFRPLTANQLLQRNILIYGLGGVIAPFIAIKLIDMMITFVGLA, via the coding sequence ATGAACTCAGCAACTACCTCTCATTCTAAAGCTCCCCGTCCCCGTTATCGCCGTAAGAAACACAGAAAAACGCGGGTATCTCATAAAGGACTGTATTTCCGGGCAATAGGAGATGCCTTTATTAAACTGTATCCCCAATATGCCATCAAAAATCCAGTGATGTTTTTAGTATGGATAGGAACAATCATCACTTTCTCTGTCACCATTTACCCTGAATTATTTGGTCCAGTAAGTCAAAAAAATCCCCATCTGTTTAACGGACTATTAACGGGAATTTTATTATTCACCGTTCTATTTAGCAACTTTGCCGAAGCTGTAGCCGAGGGACGAGGTAAAGCCCAAGCCGATACTTTACGTTCAACCCAATCAGCCACCATTGCCAAAACTATCACCGTTGACGGCACAATCACAGAAGTTCCTGCCAACAGCTTAAAACAGGGAGACACTATATATGTAGTCTCAGGCGACGTGATTCCCGCAGATGGTGAAGTCATCATGGGTGTCGCCTCTGTGGATGAATCAGCAATTACAGGCGAATCTGCCCCAGTTCTCAAAGAATCAGGTTCAGACGTTGCCAGTTCAGTTACAGGTGGTACACGCATAATTTCTGATGAACTGATTATTCGTGTTACTGCTGAACCAGGCAAAGGCTTTATTGAGCGGATGATTGCTCTGGTCGAAGGAGCAGAACGGACTAAAACCCCTAATGAAATTGCCTTAACAGTATTATTAGCAGTTCTGAGTTTAGTATTTTTATTCGTAGTAGCCACTCTGCCCGCCTTTGCCTACTATGTGAATAGTCCTGTGAGCATTCCTGTTCTCATTGCTCTTTTGGTAGCCCTCATCCCCACAACTATTGGCGGGTTACTGAGTACCATCGGTATTGCGGGTATGGATAGAGTAGCACAATTTAACGTCATTGCCACCTCTGGTAGGGCAATAGAAGCCTGTGGCGATATTAATACTCTGGTACTTGATAAAACTGGAACAATCACCCTTGGCAACCGTTTAGCAGAAGAATTTATCCCCATCAATGGTCATTCAATGGCGGAAATTGCTAACGTGGCTTTGGCGGCTAGTATTTTTGACGATACTCCAGAGGGTAAATCTATTGTCCGACTGGCAGAAAAGTTAGGGGCAAATTTTGATTTAGACCGCAAACAAGCACAGGGGATAGAATTTTCAGCAAAAACCCGCATGAGTGGTACTAATTTACCTGGGGGTAGGGAGGTACGCAAAGGCTCAGTAGGAGCAATTCAAGGCTTTGTTCTCTCCCGTCATGGAAGAGATACACCAGAATTAGATGTTGCATATCAACAAGTTTCTCATCAAGGTGGTACACCTTTAGCTGTTTGTCTTGATAACGAAATTTACGGTGTTATCTATCTCAAAGATATTGTTAAACCAGGTATCCGCGAACGATTTGACCAACTCCGACGCATGGGAGTACGGACTATCATGCTGACGGGAGATAACCGGATTACTGCTTCTGTGATTGCAAAAGAAGCTGGAGTAGATGAATTTATTGCTGAAGCTACGCCAGAAGATAAAATCAGTGTGATTCAACGGGAACAAGCTGAGGGTAAAATAGTAGCGATGACAGGGGATGGAACTAATGATGCTCCCGCCTTGGCACAAGCTAATGTAGGTGTGGCTATGAATACGGGAACGCAAGCAGCTAAGGAAGCGGCTAATATGGTGGATTTAGATTCTGATCCCACCAAGTTAATTGATATCGTTAGTATTGGCAAGCAATTGTTAATTACTCGTGGAGCGTTGACGACATTTTCTATCGCTAATGATATTGCTAAATATTTTGCAATTATTCCCGTACTTTTCACGGCTGCTAATTTAGGAAGTTTGAATATTATGAAGTTGAGTAGCCTTAATTCGGCTATTCTTTCAGCGTTGATCTACAATGCTTTAATTATTCCAACTTTGATTCCTCTAGCATTAAAAGGTATTCAGTTTCGACCTTTAACCGCTAATCAACTTCTGCAAAGAAATATTTTAATTTATGGCTTAGGTGGGGTGATTGCTCCATTTATTGCGATTAAATTAATAGATATGATGATTACATTTGTGGGTTTAGCGTAA
- a CDS encoding serine/threonine-protein kinase, with translation MSDPNIGRLLGNRYQLQELIGFGAMGRVYRAKDTLLGGVPVAVKFLTLSMQNERMPWQERFEREAKTCALLGQKSIHIVRVMDYGVDEIYYVMEYLQGQTLGQIIRKKHLSLPRFLRIAKQIGLGLQCAHDGIPVDGKICPIIHRDIKPGNIMVIQDPSFGELVKVLDFGIAKLLMSDSDHTKFYLGTLAYSSPEQIEGKELDSRSDIYSFGIMMFEMLTGKIPVVASTNTFGSWYKAHTFEKPCSFAEISPNLHLPNQLEDVIMNCLCKKPSERPQSINEIINILATVEQQKDTHNTTKDNPVINNTHFIKDTSVINNTLIYQDAQEIINPNFPVVPAPAETIKTNLLAIPITNHNTQVELRRYSVDHDITQLVTWPHNKPIANIVFIQPIYHDKTLLPALWVMLPQEEIQKRLVCTRYNQFLFISSPHPVMLWITVIYTREHGAKWLSYYLDLKTNSGQEITGLLQNTGQYRLLFFTKETPHPCTHILQSSIAAAQRERLQEWLVSSQGSTLSTDAQISKNILKKEYEKIKPKILAKLEAIDTDSSWDISG, from the coding sequence ATGTCAGACCCCAACATTGGTCGCTTACTCGGAAACCGTTACCAACTACAAGAGCTAATTGGCTTTGGCGCAATGGGACGAGTCTATCGTGCTAAGGATACGTTGCTGGGAGGTGTCCCTGTTGCAGTCAAGTTTCTAACTTTATCAATGCAAAACGAAAGGATGCCTTGGCAAGAACGATTTGAGCGAGAAGCTAAAACTTGCGCCTTACTCGGTCAAAAAAGCATCCATATCGTCCGAGTCATGGACTATGGGGTAGATGAAATATACTACGTTATGGAATATCTACAGGGACAAACATTAGGTCAGATCATTCGCAAAAAACACCTAAGTTTACCAAGATTTCTCAGAATAGCCAAGCAAATCGGTTTAGGACTACAGTGCGCTCATGATGGTATTCCTGTAGATGGAAAAATTTGTCCAATCATCCATCGTGATATTAAACCGGGCAATATCATGGTGATTCAAGATCCCAGTTTTGGAGAATTAGTCAAAGTTTTAGACTTTGGTATTGCTAAATTACTCATGTCTGATAGTGACCATACCAAGTTTTATTTAGGAACTTTGGCTTATTCTTCTCCTGAACAAATTGAAGGTAAAGAACTAGATAGTCGTTCTGATATCTACAGTTTTGGGATCATGATGTTTGAAATGCTGACTGGTAAAATTCCTGTGGTGGCATCAACCAACACTTTTGGATCATGGTATAAAGCGCACACTTTTGAAAAACCCTGTTCCTTTGCGGAAATTTCTCCTAATTTGCACCTACCCAACCAATTAGAAGATGTAATTATGAATTGTTTATGCAAAAAACCTAGTGAACGTCCCCAAAGTATCAATGAAATTATTAATATTCTTGCTACTGTAGAACAGCAAAAGGACACGCATAATACCACTAAAGATAATCCTGTTATTAATAATACTCATTTCATTAAAGATACTTCGGTTATTAATAATACTCTTATATATCAAGATGCTCAAGAAATTATTAACCCCAACTTCCCTGTAGTTCCTGCACCAGCAGAGACAATAAAAACCAATCTGCTGGCAATTCCCATTACCAATCACAATACACAAGTCGAACTACGGAGATATTCAGTTGATCATGACATCACGCAGTTAGTTACTTGGCCACACAATAAACCAATTGCCAATATTGTTTTTATTCAACCCATTTACCACGATAAAACTTTGTTACCAGCGTTATGGGTGATGCTACCCCAAGAAGAAATTCAAAAACGCTTAGTTTGTACTCGCTACAATCAATTTCTATTTATTTCTTCTCCTCATCCGGTCATGTTGTGGATTACAGTTATTTATACTCGTGAACATGGGGCTAAATGGTTGTCTTATTATTTGGATCTCAAAACTAATTCTGGTCAAGAAATCACGGGGTTACTACAGAATACTGGGCAATATCGTTTATTATTCTTTACTAAAGAAACTCCTCATCCTTGCACACATATATTACAATCAAGTATTGCTGCGGCTCAAAGAGAAAGATTGCAAGAGTGGCTTGTTTCTAGTCAGGGTTCAACTTTATCAACGGATGCTCAGATTAGTAAAAATATATTGAAAAAAGAATATGAAAAAATTAAACCTAAAATATTAGCTAAGTTAGAAGCAATTGATACTGATTCTTCATGGGATATTTCTGGTTGA